The region TTACTCGATcacaatatttttattaatggAAAAAGAAGATTGTAGTGGATGTGATTGTTTGTACTACCACGTGGTGCATTTGAAGTATATGAATGATCTCTTGTTTGCAACCAGAAAGTTAAAGAAGAAAGGTATAGATTCGattaaagagttttttttttttttttttttttttttttttttttttttttctatgatattcaaatacaaatataaaatattatgtttgtTGGGTTGGTAGagtttttcttttatatatatatggctaattGTTTAAAAAAATCATCTCTTTTGATACTGACatttatctttatttatttattatttttttgaactGCATTTATCTTGATCTATTGGATGATATTTAGTTTACCGTAAATTAGACTTCTGCAAACCTATCGTTGTATAATGTGAGTAACGTCGGACTTAATTTTAATACCGTTTAAAATTTCAACAAAAGGAAATCATTTCGTAAAGATATGTAATTGGACTAAATAGTTATGTGTTTTTAAGACATTCTGACTTTCATCTCAATATGTTTCATTTAACAATATATTGCCAAGCATGTTATGTAGAAATAAAATACGAAGATCAAGAAAACTTACACACTTTAACCATATACGTCCATATAGTAGGCaggaaattaatttaaaataacatgATTGAACAAACTCATGTAATTATTAGATATAAAACCATGCACCGTATaagttttaattattaaaattatttcataatattatagtTCCTCACCATATTTAAAGAAGTTGAATGATGTATTAGCATAGCTCAATCCACCGTCAATAAGTAGATTCTGTCCACTTATGTACTTAGCCTCGTCGCTTACCAGAAAAAGTGCAGCATATGCAGCATCATCTGTTTTGAGTGTCACCCCCTTTAGGTTTGCTGTTAAGTTCATTGCGTTCTCAAAAGCCTCCTTTTCAAGCCCagtaatttttttagttaatggtGTAGCTATTCCATAAGCTGACAAACAGTTGACTCGAATGCCAAATTGTCCAAGCTCTACTGCTAGGTTCTTGGTTAGACCAACTATTGCATGCTTTGAACAACAGTAAGCATGAGAGGCGATACCACCAAGATGTGAAGAAAGGCTGGACGATGATATTATTGTGCCCGATCGCTGTGGAACCATGACCCTAGCAGCATGTTTCATGCAAAGGAAGACCCCTGTTACATTAACATTAAGCACACGTTCAAAGTTTGCTTTCTCAT is a window of Lactuca sativa cultivar Salinas chromosome 1, Lsat_Salinas_v11, whole genome shotgun sequence DNA encoding:
- the LOC111916573 gene encoding secoisolariciresinol dehydrogenase, which codes for MTSITKRLEGKVALITGAASGIGECTAKLFAEHGAKVVIADIQDQLGQAVCEAIGTSNSIYVHCDVTNEEDIKNAVDTAVTTYGKLDIMFNNAGVVDPIKARIIDNEKANFERVLNVNVTGVFLCMKHAARVMVPQRSGTIISSSSLSSHLGGIASHAYCCSKHAIVGLTKNLAVELGQFGIRVNCLSAYGIATPLTKKITGLEKEAFENAMNLTANLKGVTLKTDDAAYAALFLVSDEAKYISGQNLLIDGGLSYANTSFNFFKYGEEL